In the genome of Dehalococcoidia bacterium, one region contains:
- a CDS encoding YkgJ family cysteine cluster protein, with translation MGRSNRLALHVTWRLMDWDKAYAEGQYSSIVLPLKWNPFAVRRVQDLFHCDRCGECCHYDRVPVTQVDVDRAPEIAPYVIREGDKGYFITKGGCPFYKDGCSIYERRPDVCWLYPLQSPITLKDQERVVIRLRCQAAL, from the coding sequence CGTAACTTGGAGGCTGATGGACTGGGACAAGGCGTACGCGGAAGGCCAGTACTCGTCAATCGTTCTCCCGCTGAAATGGAATCCGTTTGCCGTCCGCAGGGTGCAAGACCTGTTCCACTGTGACCGTTGCGGGGAGTGCTGTCACTACGACAGGGTGCCCGTCACACAGGTGGACGTTGACCGCGCCCCTGAAATCGCCCCCTACGTCATCCGAGAGGGTGACAAGGGCTACTTCATCACCAAGGGCGGGTGCCCCTTCTACAAGGACGGGTGCTCCATCTACGAGAGGCGACCGGACGTGTGCTGGCTCTACCCGTTGCAGAGTCCCATCACATTGAAAGACCAAGAAAGGGTGGTGATTCGTCTACGATGTCAGGCTGCGCTGAG